GTGTACCATATCACAAAAGATGATAAAATGAAAGCGCGTTAATTAATGCTGATAGGAAGTGCGCTCAGCATTCAACTAAAAATAATAATTCTGTTTCAGAGTTTTTTGGTTACTAGCTATGAGGCAGAAAGAATATATTGGACTAGTAGCCAAATGAATGGAATCAATTTTGTGGTTGACGATAGAAGAGTTTAAACAGGAGGTTATGAATTAATGGGTCAATATATACCAATAACAATGGTTGCTGTGTTTGTTATTGTCATAGCTATTCTCACGATTGTTATCAGAAAATCTGTAAAGAAAAATTAGTTATAGAAACATCTCCGCGTGCCCATAAGGTTATTCTGCATGGGCGAAATCGCCAAATTGAATTTTACGGCAAACTAAAAGATATGGAATCCAAACTAGATGATCGATTTTACAGAACACATCGCGCATTTCTAGTCAATAAAGATCATATTTTAGAAGTGGATACAAATAAAAATTTAGTCCACATGATCAACGGTGAGAAATGTATGGTTTCAACCAGAAAAATAAAAGGCTTAAAAAAAGAAAATTAGGGATAGAAATTTGGAAGGAGTTCTAGTTTTCTATCCTTCTTTATTATACCTAAAACCAATAAAAGTTATATATGTAACGCAAAAACACCCCCTTTTTTGCGTTTACGAACGAAAAACCGACATTCACGACCAAATCAGAAAAAAGCAGTGTTTCTATCGTATAATAGGTTTATGGAAATAAGGCTTACCGAGATGAGCCGTTTGAATCACATTATTCGATGCT
The sequence above is drawn from the Listeria weihenstephanensis genome and encodes:
- a CDS encoding LytTR family DNA-binding domain-containing protein, translated to METSPRAHKVILHGRNRQIEFYGKLKDMESKLDDRFYRTHRAFLVNKDHILEVDTNKNLVHMINGEKCMVSTRKIKGLKKEN